One Rhipicephalus microplus isolate Deutch F79 chromosome 4, USDA_Rmic, whole genome shotgun sequence genomic window carries:
- the LOC142814358 gene encoding uncharacterized protein LOC142814358, which translates to MKVNGISCNVLRDTGATFDIVHPSFVKPENLTGSCVWVRQALEPDMKCLPVARVEMKGAFGTFETDAAVSDKLPQKIPYIFSNRSMRDFQNAGLELNANPVMVVTRSQTRAQATSATRNTEITDQSEPTQATAPSETVPVDTNCVAPAFDSSTPVGNALPGEAINPVSENFQLLAKLDKSALKMEQANDESLKTCWEKSKRKQKGAVSLIVKEGILYRIFKNKKGRTFEQLVVPKKYRVALLGLVHSDSWAGHLGINKTKSRLLNDYYWPMCFKESENWVRSCNVCQRTGRPNEKLKAPLVQVPLIGEPFRRLVVDIVGPLPVTAAGNKYLLTLICPATKFPEAVVLPELSSTAVVNALLGVFARIGFPSEIQCDQGSVFTSALTTTFLKKCGISVHHSSVYHPQSNSVEKLHSVMKRILRALCFEKGADWDEAVPAMLFALRSVTHEATGFTPAELVYGRALRSPLTLLKEKWEDKFVDKSVVEYVLTLLKRLRESQELAQINMAEAQQRSKVYYDRSARTRTFKEGDKVLILRSSKANKLEVAWDGPVTIKQKLSDTNYLVTTPGKRNDVTIYHCNLMKPFIERSETLSIVLNEPEEINVPLPQVPSPCSSPSTEEIVQSVTKQASLTDKQRKELELLVRNFRDLFSPTPGRTNLVEHDIELTSNQPFRTRMHRFSPRHEKILNDCVQNMLTLGLIVPGESEYVSPMFIVESPGKEPRPCIDYRKLNAITKTKMFPIPNVEGLIEKVSAARYVSTLDLVRGFWQVPLTENASKLATFMTPTGTYRPLVLTFGLKNAPFAFSRLMHEVLKGAESFAVPYLDDIAVFSSTWQQHLEHLQQVFLRIHEAGLTLKLAKCRLASSEVHYLGHVVGQGKRRPSEIKVEAITSFPLPKTKTNLRSFLGLADYYRSYIPNFANIASPLTDALRKTEPTIVSWNKARKDAFAEIKKILVSKPVLAAPDYSLPFLVQCDASDRGMGVVLSQVNKKGEEHPLVYASRKLTSREQAYSTTEKECACLVWALEKLSCYLKGSSFVFETDHSPLVWLNQMSNKNSRLMRWSLALQQFDFSVRHKKGKHHANADCLNRTY; encoded by the coding sequence ATGAAGGTGAACGGCATCAGTTGCAACGTTCTGCGCGACACAGGAGCAACATTTGATATCGTCCACCCGTCATTTGTTAAGCCCGAGAACTTAACAGGTTCATGTGTATGGGTACGCCAGGCACTAGAGCCAGACATGAAGTGTTTGCCGGTAGCCAGAGTCGAAATGAAGGGCGCCTTCGGCACATTCGAAACTGATGCTGCGGTTTCCGATAAACTTCCTCAGAAAATTCCCTACATTTTTTCTAACCGATCAATGAGGGACTTCCAAAATGCAGGACTGGAACTTAATGCTAACCCTGTAATGGTCGTCACGAGGTCCCAAACAAGAGCTCAAGCTACCAGCGCTACCCGTAACACGGAAATTACAGACCAGAGTGAACCGACACAAGCTACTGCACCAAGCGAAACTGTTCCTGTCGACACCAATTGTGTCGCGCCAGCCTTCGATAGCAGCACTCCCGTCGGTAATGCGCTCCCAGGTGAAGCGATAAACCCAGTCAGTGAAAATTTTCAGCTTCTAGCAAAGTTAGACAAAAGCGCTCTCAAAATGGAGCAGGCAAACGACGAGTCGCTGAAGACGTGCTGGGAAAAATCAAAACGGAAACAAAAAGGAGCCGTGTCGCTCATAGTCAAAGAAGGCATTTTGTACAGAATATTCAAAAACAAGAAAGGCAGAACCTTTGAACAGCTTGTCGTTCCCAAAAAGTATCGAGTCGCACTTTTGGGTTTGGTTCACAGCGATAGCTGGGCTGGCCATTTAGGTATCAACAAGACCAAGAGCAGGTTATTGAACGACTACTACTGGCCGATGTGCTTCAAAGAATCGGAGAACTGGGTACGTTCCTGCAACGTTTGCCAAAGGACGGGGCGGCCAAACGAAAAACTCAAAGCACCTTTGGTCCAAGTGCCTTTGATTGGCGAACCCTTTCGCAGATTAGTTGTCGACATTGTAGGTCCATTACCAGTAACAGCGGCGGGCAACAAATACTTGCTAACACTCATTTGCCCTGCTACGAAGTTCCCGGAAGCAGTGGTATTACCCGAATTAAGCTCCACTGCAGTTGTAAACGCGCTACTCGGTGTCTTTGCAAGAATTGGATTTCCtagtgaaatccaatgcgaccaaGGTTCTGTGTTCACAAGCGCGCTCACCACGACGTTCTTGAAGAAATGCGGCATATCCGTTCACCACagctcagtctaccatccgcaaagTAATTCAGTCGAGAAACTTCACTCTGTAATGAAGCGCATTCTGCGTGCACTCTGTTTCGAGAAAGGCGCCGACTGGGACGAAGCTGTTCCCGCGATGCTCTTTGCTCTGCGCTCCGTCACTCACGAAGCGACTGGGTTCACGccggcggaacttgtttacggtcgAGCGCTTCGCTCCCCGCTAACGTtgttgaaagaaaagtgggaagaCAAGTTCGTAGACAAATCAGTTGTCGAGTACGTGCTGACCTTGTTGAAGCGCCTACGTGAATCGCAAGAACTGGCGCAGATAAACATGGCAGAAGCGCAGCAACGCTCAAAGGTGTACTACGACAGATCCGCACGCACACGAACCTTCAAGGAAGGCGATAAAGTGCTGATTCTGCGGTCGTCAAAGGCAAATAAACTGGAAGTAGCATGGGATGGGCCGGTCACGATTAAACAAAAGCTCTCCGACACCAATTACTTGGTAACGACGCCCGGTAAACGCAATGATGTGACGATATATCACTGCAATCTAATGAAGCCTTTTATCGAACGCAGTGAGACGTTGAGCATTGTCCTTAACGAGCCTGAAGAGATCAACGTTCCTCTACCCCAAGTGCCAAGCCCCTGCTCTTCCCCATCAACAGAAGAGATAGTCCAATCTGTCACTAAACAAGCTTCTCTAACTGACAAGCAAAGAAAGGAGTTAGAACTGCTTGTGCGCAACTTCAGAGACTTGTTTAGTCCCACTCCCGGCAGGACAAATCTCGTGGAGCACGACATTGAGTTAACATCCAACCAACCTTTCCGAACCAGGATGCACAGATTTTCCCCCCGTCACGAAAAGATCCTGAACGATTGTGTTCAAAACATGTTGACACTGGGTCTAATCGTGCCAGGAGAAAGCGAGTATGTGTCACCTATGTTTATTGTAGAAAGTCCAGGCAAGGAACCGCGACCCTGCATCGATTATCGAAAATTGAATGCGATAACAAAAACAAAGATGTTTCCCATTCCAAACGTTGAGGGCTTGATCGAGAAAGTGTCCGCGGCACGGTACGTTTCTACGTTAGATTTGGTACGCGGTTTCTGGCAAGTGCCACTAACGGAAAACGCCAGTAAGCTCGCCACTTTCATGACACCGACAGGCACATATCGCCCTCTTGTGCTCACTTTTGGCCTCAAGAATGCACCCTTCGCATTTTCAAGGTTAATGCATGAAGTGCTCAAAGGAGCCGAGTCGTTCGCTGTTCCGTACCTTGACGACATAGCTGTTTTTTCGAGCACCTGGCAACAGCATTTGGAACATCTGCAGCAGGTATTCCTTCGAATACacgaggcaggcttgactctcaaACTCGCCAAATGTCGTCTTGCGAGCTCTGAAGTCCACTACTTGGGGCATGTTGTTGGCCAAGGGAAGCGACGTCCTTCCGAAATAAAAGTTGAAGCAATCACTAGCTTTCCTTTGCCGAAAACAAAGACTAACTTGCGTTCCTTTTTGGGTTTAGCCGACTACTACAGAAGCTACATTCCCAACTTCGCAAATATCGCTAGTCCTCTCACAGACGCACTGCGCAAAACTGAGCCAACTATTGTAAGTTGGAATAAGGCTCGTAAAGATGCTTTTGCTGAGATCAAAAAGATTCTTGTCAGCAAACCGGTCCTCGCGGCACCAGATTACTCTCTCCCCTTCTTAGTTCAGTGTGACGCCAGTGACCGCGGAATGGGCGTTGTTCTAAGTCAAGTGAACAAAAAGGGCGAGGAACATCCTCTTGTCTACGCCAGTCGAAAACTAACATCACGCGAGCAAGCCTACAgtacaactgaaaaagaatgt